A region of Acipenser ruthenus chromosome 51, fAciRut3.2 maternal haplotype, whole genome shotgun sequence DNA encodes the following proteins:
- the LOC131722727 gene encoding uncharacterized protein LOC131722727, with amino-acid sequence MELFSTPTLTVLPGASVWEGEAVTLQCGAHINKQGTQLQYRYMKDKRYLSGAGSQDRHSIPSAELSNSGNYLCDVEAVELGKNKQSDSVSLTVKESWSWIIAALSVSLVLIIFFPVTLLLFYRYKTKGFLFIAAKSRRPADQTPAQPSRGTELSGLGQEPGNSTASNLESEYAEVKPNQQNKAKPRPKRDCDVLYSAVLVKKPEDNPSAADNSDVLYSELDMRNVNKKKKGKTLADNKPEVLYSEINQAKPSGKPTADNAESMYATVLPKKKRK; translated from the exons ATGG AGCTGTTTTCCACACCCACTCTGACAGTGCTACCTGGTGCCTCAGTGTGGGAGGGAGAggctgtgactctgcagtgtggagctcacataaataaacagggcacacagCTGCAGTACCGCTATATGAAAGACAAGAGGTATCTGAGTGGAGCTGGATCACAGGATCGGCACTCAATCCCATCGGCAGAGCTGAGTAACAGTGGGAACTACCTGTGTGACGTGGAGGCAGTAGAGTTGGGAAAGAATAAACAAAGTGATTCGGTGTCACTGACTGTGAAAG agtcctggtcgtggatcattgctgctctcagtgtctcgctggttttgattattttttttcctgtcacaCTATTGCTGTTCTACCGATACAAGACCAAAG GTTTTCTGTTCATTGCTGCTAAATCAAG GCGCCCTGCAGATCAGACTCCTGCACAGCCCTCGAGGGGAACGGAGCTCTCCGGACTTGGACAGGAGCCTG GTAACTCCACAGCATCCAACCTAGAGAGTGAATACGCAGAAGTGAAGCCAAACCAACAGAACAAAG CTAAACCCCGACCAAAACGTGACTGTGACGTCCTGTACTCTGCTGTCCTTGTCAAGAAACCAGAAG ATAACCCCAGTGCTGCAGACAACAGTGACGTCCTTTATTCAGAGCTTGACATgaggaatgtgaataagaagaaGAAGG GTAAAACCCTGGCAGATAACAAACCTGAAGTGTTGTACTCTGAGATCAACCAAGCAAAGCCCTCAG GCAAACCCACAGCAGATAATGCAGAGTCCATGTATGCCACAGTCCTCCCAAAGAAGAAAAGGAAG TAA